The following coding sequences are from one Halobacteriovorax sp. JY17 window:
- the carB gene encoding carbamoyl-phosphate synthase large subunit, with the protein MSNIFDFHTSLEQSTVFIHFDDGQVFTGKVNRPIDDPEMQEGIWGEAAFTTGMSGYQETMTDPSFLGQHIIFSNAHIGNYEYDERVNQSTKIHGTCLIARNFSPNKFLEKTEIPLISNLDTRKLVKYLVNKEGSHKSVVTTRESAPTSEEFRNSKLICENLSRVSISKREVLIDGDNPIVIIDYGIKKSIIDNLKDLNHPLTILPHTASAKEVINLKPRLVFLSNGPGDPRNYKNEIAVVEELLKTDLPLRGICLGHQLISLALGSEIIKLPFGQRGVNHPCFDTVTGEILITSQNHGYSVDEKSFQKISSENISKRNFFIQHISLFDLSVEGISSTDQKVKSVQFHPESNPGPSDAAIFFKEIEEYLKKSNHSEIKLDELHPMIDVHNLKKKDTPYKKILLIGSGPIKIGQASEFDYSGTQACKALKEEGIDVVLLNSNPATIMTDPNMAYRTYIEPITKDTIKKIIQKEKVDAVLSTMGGQTALNICIELAEENYLENNGVALLGANVDTINRTEDRALFAIELNKLGYQTGKRFRAHSTTEAIELASKSVEYPLIIRRDFALGGKGAALVHNINDLNEVFTSDLKFPITMEKSLLGWKEIELEVMVDKDKNGVIICSIENVDPCGIHTGDSITVAPAQTISDRCYQQLRTMSLTIAKHMGVVAGGANVQFAINPENEDDIVVIEMNPRVSRSSALASKATGYPIAKISALLAIGYTLREILNDITKASPVAFEPTLDYVAVKIPIFPFSKFPSSSQELGPQMRSVGEVLALGSSFNEAFLKALRSLELGLEIPSLSQLKTAPVTMSREYIEERLASPLQLSLLSALEGLRQEMSIEEVQEKSKITKWFIDQVSLIYVAEQKLKLDKNLLDSRENLLNYKRLGFSDKYLALLTDQGQKDILKKRFDEKIFPVFKAVDTCSGEFNARTPYFYSTYWEENEALSLSEKGKSVLILGSGPNRIGQGIEFDYSCVKSCQQLEIEGIQSIMVNSNPETVSTDYDSSNRLYLSPLYSEDLFDILLNENPYGVITSFSGQTGINIRSYIEDSFRNEFKTFNFLGADLNTLNLTEDRKLFSMATKKVALSHTKSKEVQGYKNLINALTEIGLPVIIRPSYVIGGESMYIFHSHEDVENLPKPLLDQLKTSSTIFQVETYLEEAIEYDVDLIRDTEGNCVFTVCEHIEYAGVHSGDSGMISPPIQLTDKLKTQMREISEDLARELNIIGPINFQYAVKDELIYCIEANPRGSRTLPFLSKAVNFSLPQIATRAMLGQTIEPWFEKESKHFCVKQSTFPFDRFIQDNIILGPKMRSTGETLGIDSNKNHAILKSYLGNYPNINKPGKILMSLADQNKAAVLPYLKPLQEKGYTFCATGGTCRFIKNQGIPCEQVSKIDEEDGTTLIDVLREDQIVMVFNTPMDKGSSKSDGEHIRNSAIAYAIPCFTRAENIIAVIESITDSELEDLRPLSLQEMHQ; encoded by the coding sequence ATGTCTAATATTTTTGATTTTCATACATCTTTAGAACAATCCACAGTCTTTATTCACTTTGATGACGGACAAGTTTTTACAGGAAAGGTGAATCGTCCAATTGATGACCCTGAAATGCAAGAAGGGATTTGGGGAGAAGCTGCTTTCACAACAGGAATGAGTGGCTATCAAGAAACAATGACCGACCCCTCTTTTCTAGGACAGCATATTATTTTCTCTAATGCTCATATTGGAAATTATGAATATGATGAGAGAGTTAATCAATCCACAAAGATTCATGGAACGTGTTTAATAGCGAGAAACTTTTCTCCAAATAAATTCTTAGAAAAAACAGAAATTCCTCTCATTAGTAATCTCGATACAAGAAAGCTTGTTAAGTATCTAGTCAATAAAGAAGGAAGCCATAAATCAGTAGTCACAACGAGAGAGAGTGCTCCAACTAGTGAAGAGTTTAGAAATAGCAAACTTATCTGTGAAAATTTATCTCGTGTCTCAATTAGTAAGAGAGAGGTCTTAATAGATGGGGATAATCCAATTGTTATCATTGATTATGGAATAAAGAAATCCATCATTGATAATCTAAAAGATCTTAATCACCCACTAACGATACTTCCACACACAGCAAGCGCCAAAGAAGTCATAAATCTAAAACCAAGATTAGTCTTCTTATCTAATGGTCCGGGAGACCCGAGAAATTATAAAAATGAAATAGCGGTTGTAGAAGAACTTCTAAAAACTGATCTTCCTCTTAGAGGAATATGCCTTGGCCACCAGCTTATTTCTCTCGCACTTGGAAGTGAGATAATAAAACTTCCCTTTGGGCAAAGAGGTGTCAATCATCCATGCTTTGATACTGTGACAGGAGAGATCCTAATAACTAGTCAAAACCATGGTTACTCTGTTGATGAAAAGAGTTTTCAGAAAATTTCCTCAGAGAATATTTCAAAGAGAAATTTCTTTATTCAACATATCTCTCTCTTTGATCTCTCTGTAGAGGGAATATCTTCAACTGATCAAAAGGTTAAGAGTGTTCAATTCCATCCAGAATCAAACCCAGGTCCTAGTGATGCTGCAATATTCTTTAAAGAAATCGAAGAGTACTTGAAAAAATCTAATCATAGTGAAATTAAATTAGACGAACTCCACCCGATGATTGATGTTCATAATCTAAAGAAGAAAGATACACCATATAAGAAAATTCTCCTCATCGGATCTGGTCCAATCAAGATTGGACAGGCCAGTGAATTTGATTACTCAGGAACACAGGCCTGCAAGGCCCTTAAAGAAGAAGGGATTGATGTAGTCCTCTTAAATTCAAATCCGGCCACGATTATGACTGATCCAAACATGGCCTATAGAACATACATTGAACCTATTACCAAAGATACAATTAAGAAAATTATCCAAAAAGAAAAGGTTGATGCTGTTCTCTCAACAATGGGGGGGCAGACGGCGCTAAATATCTGTATCGAATTAGCAGAAGAGAACTACCTTGAAAACAACGGCGTCGCCCTACTTGGTGCAAATGTAGACACTATTAATAGAACAGAAGACCGCGCTCTCTTTGCTATAGAATTAAACAAGCTAGGTTACCAGACAGGAAAGAGATTTAGAGCACATTCAACAACTGAGGCCATAGAATTAGCAAGTAAGAGCGTTGAATATCCTCTCATTATTAGAAGAGACTTTGCTCTTGGAGGAAAAGGCGCTGCTCTTGTTCATAATATTAACGATCTCAATGAAGTCTTTACCAGTGATTTAAAATTTCCAATAACAATGGAAAAGTCCCTTCTTGGCTGGAAAGAAATTGAGCTAGAAGTGATGGTCGATAAAGACAAAAATGGTGTTATCATCTGCTCCATTGAAAACGTGGACCCCTGCGGAATTCACACAGGCGATTCCATTACAGTAGCACCTGCACAAACCATAAGTGATCGCTGCTACCAACAACTTAGAACCATGTCTCTTACTATAGCCAAACATATGGGTGTTGTAGCAGGTGGTGCCAACGTCCAATTTGCAATCAATCCCGAAAACGAAGATGATATAGTTGTAATAGAAATGAACCCTCGAGTTTCTAGATCTTCAGCCCTCGCCTCCAAAGCAACAGGCTATCCGATAGCAAAAATCTCAGCACTTCTTGCCATTGGATATACATTAAGAGAAATTCTTAACGATATTACCAAAGCATCACCAGTCGCCTTTGAGCCTACCTTAGATTATGTTGCTGTGAAGATTCCTATTTTTCCATTCTCAAAATTTCCATCTTCTTCACAAGAACTTGGCCCACAGATGAGATCAGTTGGAGAAGTCTTGGCCCTTGGCTCGTCTTTCAATGAAGCTTTCTTAAAAGCTCTTAGATCACTCGAACTAGGGTTAGAGATTCCTTCTCTCTCTCAGTTAAAGACTGCTCCAGTAACAATGAGCAGAGAATATATTGAAGAAAGACTCGCAAGCCCTTTGCAGCTTTCTCTTTTAAGCGCTCTTGAAGGACTAAGGCAAGAGATGTCAATTGAAGAGGTTCAAGAAAAATCTAAAATAACAAAGTGGTTTATCGATCAAGTCTCCCTAATCTATGTTGCTGAACAAAAATTGAAGCTTGATAAGAACTTACTAGATTCTAGAGAGAACTTACTCAATTATAAGAGACTTGGTTTTTCAGACAAGTACTTAGCACTTCTAACAGATCAAGGACAAAAAGATATTCTAAAGAAGAGGTTTGACGAAAAAATCTTCCCTGTCTTTAAAGCAGTTGATACTTGCTCTGGTGAGTTCAATGCAAGAACCCCTTACTTCTACTCTACCTACTGGGAAGAGAATGAAGCCTTATCACTAAGTGAAAAAGGAAAATCAGTACTTATTCTAGGCTCTGGACCAAATCGAATTGGACAAGGAATTGAATTTGACTACTCCTGCGTAAAGTCCTGCCAACAATTAGAAATTGAAGGCATTCAATCAATCATGGTTAATTCAAACCCTGAAACCGTAAGTACAGACTACGACAGCTCCAATAGACTTTACTTAAGTCCGCTCTATTCTGAAGATCTTTTTGATATCCTCCTAAACGAGAATCCTTATGGAGTCATCACATCATTTTCAGGACAAACAGGTATCAATATTCGCTCTTATATTGAAGATAGCTTTAGAAATGAGTTTAAAACATTTAACTTCTTAGGTGCGGATTTAAATACATTAAATCTTACAGAGGATAGAAAGTTATTTAGTATGGCCACCAAGAAAGTTGCCCTATCTCATACAAAGTCAAAAGAAGTTCAAGGTTATAAGAATTTGATTAATGCCCTGACTGAAATTGGACTACCAGTAATTATTAGACCTAGCTACGTGATCGGTGGAGAGAGTATGTATATCTTCCACTCACATGAAGATGTAGAAAATCTACCAAAGCCACTACTTGATCAGTTAAAGACAAGCTCTACTATTTTTCAAGTAGAAACTTACTTAGAAGAGGCCATCGAATATGACGTAGACCTTATCAGAGACACAGAGGGAAATTGTGTTTTCACCGTATGCGAGCATATTGAGTACGCAGGTGTTCACTCAGGTGATTCAGGAATGATTTCTCCTCCAATACAATTAACTGATAAACTTAAAACTCAAATGAGAGAAATTTCAGAAGATCTTGCAAGAGAACTCAATATTATTGGCCCTATTAATTTCCAATATGCTGTTAAAGATGAATTAATCTACTGTATTGAGGCCAATCCAAGAGGGTCAAGAACTCTGCCGTTCTTAAGTAAAGCAGTGAACTTCTCTCTTCCACAAATTGCAACGAGAGCAATGCTTGGACAAACGATAGAGCCATGGTTTGAAAAAGAATCGAAACACTTCTGCGTAAAGCAATCAACTTTTCCTTTTGATCGCTTCATTCAAGACAATATTATTCTTGGACCTAAGATGAGATCAACTGGAGAAACTCTAGGAATTGATAGTAATAAGAATCATGCTATTCTAAAATCATATCTAGGAAATTATCCAAATATTAATAAGCCTGGAAAAATTCTCATGTCTCTGGCCGATCAGAATAAGGCAGCTGTCCTTCCTTATTTAAAACCCTTACAAGAAAAGGGCTACACTTTCTGCGCCACAGGTGGAACTTGTCGCTTTATAAAAAACCAAGGAATACCTTGTGAGCAAGTTTCAAAGATTGACGAAGAAGATGGGACAACACTTATTGATGTTCTCCGAGAAGATCAAATTGTAATGGTCTTCAATACTCCTATGGATAAAGGCTCCTCTAAATCAGATGGTGAGCATATAAGAAACTCTGCTATTGCTTACGCTATTCCTTGTTTTACTAGAGCTGAGAATATCATCGCGGTGATTGAGTCTATTACAGATAGTGAACTCGAAGATTTAAGACCACTTAGCTTACAGGAAATGCACCAATGA
- a CDS encoding aspartate carbamoyltransferase catalytic subunit, with translation MEHFPSVLESIKDLNKRHIDGVLSLAHRLKNRSDTPFYFSNKTPIIATSFLENSTRTKHSFEIAISKLGCTYIDFNAETSSLKKGESLEQTLLTLHDQGVDLCIIRTSVSHQLAEFKSKPPIRIINGGDGVNEHPTQALLDIFTLIENGIELKDKVFCIAGDNIHSRVGHSLIELLPHFGAKILLFGPKSFQPDDLDEKIEVTYDREEVLKRADILYLLRVQAERHSPAEGNQVENYAENFGFTLSMIESINRKVPVLHPGPANIGVEICNELINSKYYLGHEQVRNSIYLRMALIQSMLQNGAKNIGFSENTFFKF, from the coding sequence ATGGAGCACTTCCCCTCTGTTTTAGAGTCAATTAAAGACTTGAATAAGCGGCATATTGATGGAGTCCTAAGTTTGGCCCATCGATTAAAGAACCGCTCAGACACTCCTTTCTATTTTTCAAATAAAACTCCTATAATTGCCACTTCCTTTCTCGAAAATTCAACTAGAACAAAACATTCATTTGAGATCGCGATTTCAAAACTTGGCTGCACTTATATTGATTTCAATGCGGAGACTTCTTCTTTAAAGAAAGGGGAATCTCTTGAGCAGACACTTCTTACCTTGCACGATCAAGGTGTTGATCTCTGTATTATAAGAACCTCTGTCTCTCATCAATTAGCAGAATTTAAAAGTAAACCACCTATAAGAATTATTAACGGTGGTGATGGTGTAAACGAGCACCCTACTCAGGCCCTCTTAGATATATTCACTCTTATAGAGAATGGAATTGAATTAAAAGATAAGGTCTTCTGTATCGCAGGTGATAATATTCACTCACGAGTTGGACATTCTCTTATTGAATTACTTCCTCACTTTGGAGCTAAAATACTTCTCTTTGGACCAAAGTCTTTTCAACCAGATGATCTAGACGAGAAAATTGAAGTCACTTATGACCGAGAGGAAGTTTTAAAGAGAGCAGATATTCTCTATCTTCTAAGAGTTCAAGCAGAGAGACATAGTCCAGCAGAAGGAAACCAAGTTGAAAATTATGCAGAGAACTTTGGTTTTACTCTTTCTATGATTGAGTCAATAAATAGAAAAGTTCCTGTTCTTCACCCAGGGCCTGCCAATATTGGCGTTGAAATTTGCAATGAATTAATTAACTCAAAGTACTACTTAGGTCATGAACAAGTGAGAAATTCAATCTACTTGAGAATGGCGCTTATACAATCTATGTTACAAAACGGAGCAAAGAATATTGGATTCAGCGAAAATACTTTTTTCAAATTCTAA